In Pseudoalteromonas carrageenovora IAM 12662, the following proteins share a genomic window:
- the rplU gene encoding 50S ribosomal protein L21, with translation MYAVFQSGGKQHRVTEGQTIRLEKLDVETGAAVEFDSVLLVADGEKIEIGVPFVNGGKVTAEVVSHGRGEKIKVVKFRRRKHSRKQMGHRQWFTEVKITGISA, from the coding sequence ATGTACGCGGTTTTCCAAAGTGGTGGTAAACAGCATCGTGTGACTGAAGGTCAAACGATTCGTCTTGAAAAATTAGACGTTGAAACTGGTGCGGCAGTAGAATTTGATTCAGTACTTTTAGTTGCTGATGGTGAGAAAATCGAGATCGGTGTACCGTTCGTAAACGGTGGTAAAGTAACAGCTGAGGTTGTTTCACATGGTCGCGGTGAGAAGATTAAGGTTGTTAAATTTAGACGCCGTAAGCATTCTCGTAAGCAAATGGGCCATCGTCAATGGTTCACTGAAGTTAAAATCACTGGCATTAGCGCTTAA
- the ispB gene encoding octaprenyl diphosphate synthase, producing MDIKAIQALIESDMNDVNQLIHAQMRSDVALVNQLGLYIVNSGGKRVRPMLAILAARALGYQGKDHITLATIVEFIHTATLLHDDVVDESNLRRGTPTANAEFGNAASVLVGDFIYTRSFQLMVGLGKMQVMQVLADATNIIAEGEVLQLMNCNDPDTTEASYMQVIYSKTAKLFEAATGLAAIITEQDKSTLEALNLYGMHLGTAFQLVDDVLDYNADADQLGKNIGDDLAEGKPTLPLIYAMQHGNTHQTQLIRDAIEHSNGMEHLEEILSTLKQTNALEFTMQKAELEADKAIACLDFLPESKYKQALVSLARIAVDRDH from the coding sequence ATGGATATAAAAGCTATCCAGGCGTTAATCGAAAGCGATATGAATGACGTCAATCAACTTATACATGCGCAAATGCGCTCAGATGTGGCGTTAGTTAACCAACTAGGTTTATACATTGTAAACAGCGGTGGTAAGCGCGTGCGTCCAATGCTGGCTATATTAGCTGCCAGAGCTTTAGGCTATCAGGGCAAAGATCATATTACGCTTGCAACAATTGTTGAGTTTATTCATACCGCAACGCTATTACACGATGACGTTGTAGATGAGTCTAACTTACGCCGAGGCACACCTACAGCAAATGCTGAATTTGGTAATGCAGCTAGCGTGCTTGTGGGTGACTTTATTTATACTCGCTCTTTTCAGCTAATGGTTGGCCTGGGTAAAATGCAGGTTATGCAGGTCTTAGCGGATGCAACTAACATTATAGCTGAGGGCGAAGTACTGCAATTAATGAACTGCAACGATCCCGATACTACCGAAGCTAGCTACATGCAGGTTATTTATTCTAAAACAGCTAAATTATTTGAAGCGGCTACAGGCCTAGCTGCAATTATTACTGAGCAAGATAAATCAACACTTGAGGCACTTAATTTATACGGTATGCATTTAGGTACCGCTTTTCAGCTTGTTGATGACGTACTCGATTACAATGCAGATGCTGATCAATTGGGTAAAAATATAGGTGATGATTTAGCCGAAGGTAAGCCAACTTTGCCACTTATATATGCAATGCAACATGGCAATACACATCAAACACAATTAATTCGTGATGCTATTGAACACAGTAATGGTATGGAGCATTTAGAAGAGATTTTATCTACGCTCAAACAAACCAATGCGCTTGAGTTTACAATGCAAAAAGCAGAGCTTGAAGCCGATAAAGCGATTGCTTGCTTAGACTTTTTACCTGAATCTAAATACAAACAAGCATTAGTCAGCTTAGCCCGTATAGCCGTTGACCGGGATCACTAA
- the mdh gene encoding malate dehydrogenase, translated as MKVAVLGAAGGIGQALSLLLKTGLPAGSELSLYDVAPVVPGVAVDLSHIPTDVKVAGFGADDLNKALEGSDIVLIPAGMPRKPGMDRADLFNVNAGIIKTLAEGIVASCPKAFVGIITNPVNGTVPIVAEVFKKAGTYDAKRVFGITTLDVIRSEAFVAELKGVDVATVKVPVIGGHSGTTILPLLSQVEGVSFTDEEVAALTPRIQNAGTEVVNAKAGGGSATLSMGAAAARFCMSLVKGLQGEDVVDYAYVAVENGDAEYFAHPVRLGKNGVEEILSYGELSAFEEKAKNDMLETLKKDIKEGVDFMA; from the coding sequence ATGAAAGTTGCTGTATTAGGTGCTGCAGGCGGTATCGGTCAAGCGTTGTCTTTATTATTAAAAACAGGCTTACCAGCTGGCTCTGAATTATCACTTTACGATGTTGCACCAGTAGTACCAGGTGTTGCTGTTGATCTTTCTCACATCCCAACAGATGTTAAAGTTGCAGGCTTTGGCGCAGACGATTTAAATAAAGCGCTTGAAGGTTCTGATATCGTACTTATCCCAGCGGGTATGCCACGTAAGCCAGGTATGGATCGTGCGGATTTATTCAACGTAAATGCCGGCATCATCAAAACATTAGCTGAAGGCATTGTTGCAAGCTGTCCAAAAGCGTTTGTAGGTATTATTACAAACCCAGTAAATGGCACTGTGCCAATTGTTGCTGAAGTATTTAAAAAAGCAGGTACTTACGACGCTAAACGCGTATTTGGTATTACTACACTTGACGTGATTCGTTCAGAAGCTTTTGTTGCTGAACTTAAAGGTGTAGACGTAGCAACTGTTAAAGTACCAGTAATTGGCGGTCACTCAGGCACAACTATTCTTCCTCTACTTTCTCAAGTTGAAGGCGTAAGCTTTACTGATGAAGAAGTAGCTGCACTTACTCCACGTATCCAAAACGCAGGTACTGAAGTTGTAAATGCTAAAGCGGGTGGTGGTTCTGCTACATTATCTATGGGTGCTGCTGCTGCGCGTTTTTGTATGTCTTTAGTTAAAGGCCTACAAGGTGAAGACGTAGTAGATTACGCATATGTTGCTGTTGAAAATGGCGATGCAGAGTACTTTGCTCACCCAGTACGTTTAGGTAAAAACGGCGTAGAAGAAATTCTTTCTTACGGCGAGCTAAGCGCATTTGAAGAAAAAGCTAAAAACGATATGCTTGAAACACTGAAAAAAGACATCAAAGAAGGTGTTGATTTCATGGCGTAA
- the argR gene encoding transcriptional regulator ArgR, which produces MQPQDKQEALVKAFKSLLKEENFGSQGEIVDALKEQGFDNISQSKVSRMLSKFGAVRTRNAKQEMVYCLPAEMGVPTAKSPLRQLVIDIMHNEMMIIITTSPGAAQLIARLLDSLGKADGVLGTIAGDDTIFIAPAKISEIDITLERVRILFDTV; this is translated from the coding sequence ATGCAACCACAAGATAAACAAGAAGCGTTAGTTAAAGCGTTTAAATCCCTTTTAAAAGAAGAAAACTTTGGCTCTCAAGGCGAAATAGTCGATGCTCTAAAAGAACAAGGCTTTGACAATATAAGCCAAAGTAAAGTGTCGCGTATGTTAAGCAAGTTTGGTGCTGTACGTACACGTAACGCAAAGCAAGAAATGGTTTACTGCTTACCGGCCGAAATGGGTGTACCAACAGCTAAAAGCCCGCTGCGTCAGCTTGTAATTGATATTATGCATAATGAAATGATGATTATCATCACGACAAGCCCTGGGGCTGCACAATTAATTGCACGTTTACTGGACTCATTAGGTAAAGCGGATGGTGTTTTAGGAACTATTGCAGGTGATGACACCATATTTATTGCTCCAGCAAAAATATCAGAAATAGACATTACGCTGGAGCGCGTTCGTATTTTATTTGATACGGTTTAA
- a CDS encoding Dyp-type peroxidase, with product MAQAQSGICAEANLHGLHLFFNVFDAQDESLRAKLKRVSAIEEEFSDQFSESMLSCMVAIGAQYWPHILPEYIPSELQSFPNINHSDFVMSAQPCDLFIQIRSDREDVNHLFALQILKLFAPDVELVEQIRNFRFLDGRDFNGFIYGGNTPHGRQKRATALVNKPNSFEDQGSYIHVQRFKHDLTVWQHLSLSEQEQIMGRTRLDNTLIEPAISTSHASRSELKDENGHALLLNQSMPYGDVYEQGMLSITCSASGGAFEKVLTSRLGTGECYDHWLDFTQADMGSAFFAPSIGFLKQL from the coding sequence ATGGCGCAAGCGCAGTCTGGGATTTGTGCTGAAGCAAACTTACATGGTTTGCACCTATTTTTTAATGTATTTGACGCTCAGGACGAATCGTTGCGTGCAAAACTCAAACGAGTTAGCGCTATTGAGGAGGAGTTTAGCGATCAGTTCTCGGAGTCTATGCTTTCGTGCATGGTTGCTATTGGCGCCCAGTATTGGCCGCATATTTTGCCTGAATATATCCCTAGCGAACTACAAAGCTTTCCTAATATAAACCATAGCGATTTTGTTATGAGTGCCCAGCCATGTGATTTATTTATTCAAATACGCTCAGACCGAGAAGACGTTAACCATTTATTTGCGCTACAAATTTTAAAGTTATTTGCCCCTGATGTTGAGCTGGTGGAGCAAATTCGTAACTTTCGCTTTTTAGATGGTCGTGACTTTAATGGTTTTATTTATGGAGGCAACACGCCACATGGCAGGCAAAAGCGTGCAACTGCTTTAGTTAATAAGCCAAATAGTTTTGAAGATCAGGGCAGTTATATTCATGTGCAGCGTTTTAAACACGACCTAACTGTATGGCAGCACTTATCACTGAGCGAGCAAGAGCAAATTATGGGGCGTACGCGTTTAGATAATACACTCATTGAGCCAGCTATTAGCACTAGTCATGCATCGCGAAGTGAATTAAAAGATGAAAATGGTCATGCGTTATTACTCAATCAAAGCATGCCTTATGGCGATGTTTATGAGCAAGGAATGCTAAGTATTACTTGTTCTGCATCGGGTGGTGCGTTTGAAAAGGTACTTACGAGTCGCTTAGGGACAGGGGAGTGTTATGACCATTGGCTTGATTTTACTCAAGCCGATATGGGGTCTGCGTTTTTTGCACCCTCAATTGGTTTTTTAAAGCAGCTTTAA